A genomic region of Leptospira barantonii contains the following coding sequences:
- a CDS encoding 1-acyl-sn-glycerol-3-phosphate acyltransferase encodes MEETKPSALISANIAVLGGGPMGVFLSTYLSQEAKEVSLWYDDRKRAAKIEKERITTILEDSITLPENIRVKSEFDFLKNGSWILIIAVPSRLMEGILDELSKVLDKNSSHYIFTFTKGLLSAPTRRKTNCITYSEYIQKLSSSGQFKNLEYTAVNGPNLLGELKRGHHSFYCLSSSGSQSVEIFETLFGGSRNHTKTYEDLIGLEIFGVMKNPIAIACGIASGIPECGSNFEGELISLGYSEIISLLEALEIPTKPVQDYGLADLIASCTSRFSRNKAYGHRFVHKLISGEDQPNLIERIELFFNPAEFIQKEVSQSESHVEGAFALASITALAEEKKVEIPLYNTLFQILTRRVSPTELIRFVSKSTSDEVRHISKTATKRSGLGMTSGKKFQEALSKNVFRHINGQPGMADRIVKQSTLLVKALEKRYKEAEESNDLTDLIQIPKEIQLWNEVEQKFQERGSKDLTKILDFYVSEIADDYKPFLRDTLIHLIAPTRYVLSGFKPGAGLPKIGGCVKEVKALASRYDILYTPTHRSHLDSVEVAFGLKWLGLPVPRYAADKKVMATPGLANVLKSLGAYMVDRKRNRNILYLECLTQYSTMMLEAGIPTLVYPEGTRSRTGGIIPIKTGILSTSVEAYKHTGSEVIVVPIALSYENVPEDEEFCGSDKKPGFKDFFYKRTEVYMDLCEPIPVSRYIHEEDPTGSIGFEITQGWRKYRRILPNQLIARLFVESGSEMAINDLKNLIKETILTKKGNYLTQDSDEILNRGLKVLKQRKIISLENGNAKVLDPNLIQYYANMCTDEST; translated from the coding sequence ATGGAAGAAACAAAACCATCCGCACTAATTTCCGCTAATATTGCCGTTTTGGGAGGAGGACCGATGGGGGTCTTTCTTTCCACTTATCTTTCACAGGAAGCAAAGGAAGTTTCTCTTTGGTATGACGATAGAAAAAGAGCCGCAAAGATCGAAAAGGAAAGAATCACGACCATACTCGAGGATTCGATCACTCTTCCCGAAAATATTCGAGTTAAAAGCGAGTTCGATTTTTTAAAGAACGGTTCTTGGATTCTTATCATCGCGGTTCCGTCCCGATTGATGGAAGGAATTCTGGATGAGTTAAGCAAGGTCCTGGATAAGAATTCTTCCCATTACATTTTTACGTTTACCAAAGGTCTTTTGTCTGCGCCGACCAGAAGAAAAACGAATTGCATTACATATTCTGAATACATTCAAAAACTTTCAAGCTCCGGACAATTTAAGAATTTAGAATATACCGCCGTGAACGGTCCGAATCTTTTAGGCGAACTAAAACGAGGTCATCATAGTTTTTATTGTCTTTCTTCTTCAGGTTCTCAATCCGTGGAAATTTTCGAAACCTTGTTCGGAGGTTCGAGAAATCATACGAAAACATACGAGGATCTAATCGGCCTCGAAATTTTCGGAGTTATGAAAAATCCGATCGCGATCGCTTGCGGAATCGCTTCCGGAATTCCGGAATGTGGAAGCAACTTCGAGGGAGAATTGATCAGCCTCGGTTATTCGGAAATCATTTCTCTTTTGGAAGCTCTTGAAATTCCGACCAAACCGGTTCAGGATTACGGGCTCGCCGATTTAATCGCGTCCTGCACTTCGCGTTTCAGTCGAAACAAAGCCTACGGACATAGATTCGTTCACAAGTTGATATCCGGTGAAGATCAACCGAACCTGATCGAAAGAATCGAACTTTTTTTCAATCCCGCCGAATTCATCCAAAAGGAAGTGAGTCAGAGCGAAAGCCATGTGGAAGGCGCATTCGCTTTGGCGTCTATCACCGCTTTGGCGGAGGAGAAGAAGGTCGAAATTCCTCTCTACAATACTTTGTTTCAAATTCTTACGAGAAGAGTTTCTCCGACCGAGTTGATCCGCTTCGTTTCCAAATCTACCTCGGACGAGGTGCGTCATATTTCCAAAACAGCCACGAAACGATCCGGTTTGGGAATGACTTCCGGTAAAAAATTCCAAGAAGCGTTGAGTAAGAACGTATTCCGTCATATCAACGGACAACCGGGAATGGCGGATCGAATCGTAAAACAATCCACTCTTCTCGTAAAAGCATTAGAAAAACGTTATAAAGAGGCGGAAGAATCGAACGATCTCACCGATCTAATTCAAATTCCGAAAGAGATTCAACTTTGGAACGAGGTCGAGCAAAAATTTCAGGAACGAGGGAGTAAGGATCTCACTAAAATTTTGGACTTTTACGTTTCCGAAATTGCTGACGACTATAAACCGTTCTTAAGAGATACGCTGATTCATCTGATCGCGCCTACTCGATACGTTCTAAGCGGTTTTAAACCCGGCGCCGGATTGCCAAAGATCGGCGGATGTGTCAAAGAAGTAAAAGCGCTCGCGTCGAGATACGATATCCTTTATACTCCGACTCATAGATCGCATTTGGATTCGGTCGAAGTCGCCTTCGGATTAAAATGGTTGGGCCTTCCCGTTCCGAGATATGCCGCGGATAAAAAAGTGATGGCGACTCCGGGTTTGGCGAACGTGTTGAAATCTCTCGGCGCTTACATGGTGGATAGGAAACGAAATCGTAATATTCTATATTTGGAATGTTTAACCCAATACTCGACGATGATGTTGGAAGCCGGAATTCCCACCTTGGTATATCCCGAAGGAACTCGTTCTAGAACCGGGGGAATCATACCGATCAAAACGGGAATTCTTTCCACTTCGGTGGAAGCTTACAAACATACCGGTTCGGAAGTGATCGTGGTTCCGATCGCATTGTCTTACGAAAACGTTCCCGAGGACGAAGAATTCTGTGGAAGCGATAAAAAACCCGGCTTTAAGGATTTCTTCTATAAAAGAACGGAAGTTTATATGGATCTTTGCGAACCGATTCCGGTTTCAAGATACATACACGAAGAGGATCCGACCGGATCGATCGGATTTGAGATCACTCAGGGTTGGAGAAAATACAGAAGAATTCTTCCCAACCAATTGATTGCGCGTTTGTTTGTGGAAAGCGGTTCGGAGATGGCGATCAACGATCTAAAAAATCTGATCAAAGAAACCATTCTTACAAAAAAAGGAAATTATCTTACCCAAGATTCCGATGAAATTTTAAACCGAGGTCTTAAAGTTTTAAAACAAAGAAAAATCATTTCTTTGGAGAACGGAAACGCTAAAGTATTGGATCCGAATTTGATCCAATACTATGCAAATATGTGTACGGACGAATCTACTTAG